In Puntigrus tetrazona isolate hp1 chromosome 23, ASM1883169v1, whole genome shotgun sequence, the DNA window ATTCACACGTGCAGTACATTACGCTACGCTGTCACAGAAAGGCAGTACAGATAAGCTTCTTTTGTAAAGAGATACACACGCTAAGTGTACACAAACACGGTGACTGCTCTATAGCcacatgataaaaacatctgctaTCGGTCTACTTCAAGTCAATCTGCAGCAGGATTAAATGTTCAAAGTCTTTAGATGGGTCTGGTGTTCTTGTTTCTAGCATGGTTTTGATTTTCACTTCTGGTATTTTCTGTTGTTCTAGTTCACTCAGGTGTCCAGAGATCATCTGAAACATCTCTTCCCCTCACTGGATACAGTCCATGACGTGAATCTGCAGGGTGTCCATGTCCGGAGCCTTGTACATACATTTGGGACAGCAGTAATCGGGCAGCCCGTCTTGATCTTCGTCTCTTCTGCGTGCAGATGGAGGTTGGGCGGGGTTGAACATGGCTGCTCCTGCGAATGGcgctttaaaagcagaaatttcAAGTTGAGACCCCAAACATGTTCACCACAGATTAATAGAATATGCTATAAGACCTAACCGCTGCGTTTGTCATGTGGTCAATGAAACAATTACATTCAAACCGAAGGAAAGACAGTGCATGTTGTAGTTGATGGAGACGTAGAAAAAGGTGTTTTACCGACTGGGGGAGGTGGGTGTGGACGAGGCCTGTAATCCTCCAAATGTCTCTGTTGCATCTCTTCAATGCGAGCTCTGTGAGAAAACAACAAGCACATGTTACTCTTGGTTCATTAGGGGGCTTTTATAAGCcaatattcatgtatatttattcaacacaatttctttcagtttaattatattaaatcacTGGCATGCTACATTGAAATGCTCAATTGACATTactaacatgaaaataataataataatactaataacttaaaatgtgctattttctggttttaaaaaatatataaaaaaacattactttaaattCTTTGAATTGAATTTAGGCATTAAATATAGTgtacagtattaaaaatgtatgatgatcaaaaaaggtttttttattgtctAAGGGAAGTATTCGGATTCAAATATAACAACACTTCATAGTATAAATTAATACAGATTAATATTGGACTTTGGAAAGACAAAAGTTCACTATATGGTGGTTAAATTTTAGCTATTAAACTACAAGCCATGTGCAAAACCACAGGCCCTGGTCCATACAGATTACGGATCAACTCTGATTTAATAAATGgagtgtctatttacactaCAGCCTTATTGGCAGGGTCCGTTTgcactaactccgcccaccaacaTGCGATTGGGAGAGTCATCATTACAAAAGATGATGTCAGCTCCAGCGGAGCAGATGGTAAAACGTACGGTGGTCTTATCTTGATGCGATCAACCAGGGTTCGAATCTGCCTTTTAAATTCCAAATCACATCAGAGAAGCTGAAAATTGCTAAGCAAATATTCTATTTTCAAAAAGCATATCACTAAAAACCGCTGCCATTTTTACTTGGTGAAAATAGCCTCTATCGCTATTTACACCCAGTGCAAAAATCCACTGCCTTTACTAAATAGCATCATACGATACAAGaggctaaatgtaaaaataaaggaaattagCAAATTAACATCCAATATGAACAATATCaatagcatgaaaaaaaatctctaataACGTATCATATAGTAGTCACAGTGTCCATCTCTTTTCCTACCTTGAGGTTCCTTCTTGCTTGAGTCTGTCTATTTCAGCTAGTGCCTTGCTTAGCTCTTCCTGCAACTCTTCCTTCTTTTGATTAAGTTTCTCTCTGGCTTCCCTCTCAGCCAGGAAGTCCATCTTATAGATCTCTGCCTGCAAAAATTCAGTGTGTGATTGTGTCGTTATATGCAGTATGCATGCTGAACAGGTACTTATAACAGGTTAAGACAAAGCACGTGAGCAGAGGACTGTAACATTAGTGTGCATGTGTCATATTCACCTGAGCATTCAGCACTGGTATAGTCTCTAGGGCAGCTCTTAGCTGCTCTGTTTCCTCCTTGAGTTTATCGATGAGATCCTGTTTCAGGGCCAGAGCTTTCTCAGCTTCTGCTAACCTGTTAGCTAGTGTGTCTGCCTCTCCACTCTGAAACGGAAATGACCACATGCATGCCTtcctttaacaaatatataatatgaatcaTGAACTGACCTATTTTGTGCCTACAACAAACATCAAACTGTTATTTTTCTAGGTTTGTAGCATTTAAATCATATACTATATAGAacagaaaaatagtttttaaatctagttaaaatattttagatctataaaaaaaagtcaatgagatattttaagtatttattaaaaaatatcatgaattattaataaatgtttatttttgactaCCACAAACAATTACGAGGGatcacacatttaaatttataattttgtctttgttagtgttaactaaaactattacaaCTTGCTTTCAATAActgaaaaaatctgaaataaaatgaaaacatgaaaaattcaATATGTCAATAAGTAAAAACCCCaaaattgaatcaaataaaaactataatagcaaTATcgaaaatttagttttaataaccataaaaaaaaaaaaattacaaacagcAGCTACCTACCCTGTGATTGGCTTGCTTTTCACTTTTGAGTTTTTTGTCATAATCCTGGAACAAACATGTGTACGCATGCTGGAGCTGAGCCAGCTTCCTCCTAGATGAGGAAGAGAACGGGAATTGTGGTTTAATGTTACAACCATAACGGTGAAAAGGGAAGCTGTTACAGGTGCTCCATTTGTTACGCTAACCTCACCTCTCCTCCACTATGACGAGCCTCTCGTTCTTCAGTGCAGTCTCTAGGTTCTGTGTTTGCAGTAACAGATTGTCCACGGTCACACTGTGCTGCTTCTTCTGCTGCTCCATGTCTCTCTCTAAAGTCTGCAGGCGTTCGCTCTTCTTGCCCAACCTGGGAGATCAAACAGGTCTTGTACACACAGCTGCCAAAtctcatacacaaacacatgcacaagcACGAAGAGATTCACTCACTTATCCTCTAAAATTCGTCTCTCTGCTTCGCTTTTCTCCAGCCAATTTTGTCGTTCATTCAACTCGCCAAGAAGGGACGTGACCTGAGCTCTCAGAGCTTCACTATCCTTTGTCAGCTACAAACACAAAGATGATGATCACTCATTCCACACTGCTTCCAATGCTGCAACAGATTGCAAGAATCACAggctgtgtttgcatttatgtacCTGAACAAAGTCCTTCTCCTTCTGTTTGAGTAGAGCCTCATTTCTGTCTCTCTGAACAGAGCTCTTCTGAAGACAGTCCAGCTTCTCCTGGAGCTCCCTGTACCTACATCACAGCAAAGACACACACAGGATTAACAGTCCATCTTACTGCACCACTAAACATCCCTATTCAATCCGTATTATCAGTACAGTTTATCAAATCATGAAATTAAAGAGACATAAGTCACATGAATTGAAGTGTGGGAAACATGACcaaaatgttcaaatcaaaatgaacttACATTTCAGCTTCTTTAATGTACTTGTCTATAAGTTGCCTAGATGCAAATTCTGGTAAACAATGAGATTTTGTGTATGCTAGGaacttttactgcatttactgAATTcactattacattttttttaacctgtgaataatatagtaaatatacaaactactgttaaaagtttgggttcaataaaacgttttaatatatttatgtgatgACAAATCTGAGATTTCAGCAGCCATCACTACAGCCTTAAAGTGTTACATGATTCTTAATTTGGTGCACAAGAAACTGTTTcactgcataatattttatggggagaaaaaaaatttatttatagaaagtCCACACAATCCTCTGTAATATTATAGATGTCTTAACTGCTACTTTTAAACAACTTAATGGGTCCTCGCATTCACTTCTTTCTGTAGAGTAGTTCAAACTTCTGAACAGTAGACCAAACAAGAAATGTCAAATGTCAATGATGCTAGTGCGTCTGTCTCGTTCCAGTCACAGACACTGTGTTTTTTCAACACCAATGAGGGGAGGGACATGCgagtgtgcacacacacacacacacacacacacacacacacagcgagaTATAGTTCCCCTCACCTGCCTTGTGTAGCCTGAAGCTGCTCAGTTAGTTTAGCCAAGTGAGAGCTAAGCAGACACACGGATCAAAACAGAAGACAGAAAAGAGAGATTCCAAACCATTCACATGAAAGCACTTAGATTTATTACAATACAATCCAAGCATGCAGAGTTGAGGGAGAGTTGCTGCCGGCTCTTTACagcctgcagagagagagagagagagagagcagtgtAAACTGAACATCTGAGAGTACCTTTCTGCAGGAACGGTGAGAGCACATGCCTGCTGGACTGACTCTTCAGTAACACCACCATTCTATCAAAGAGAGGATTAATCAATCATCAGAAGTGACACGGATATATAAATaccattttgacatttctgtttaaataatcctgtaacaaatgtaccaaagtattaagcagcaaaaccaCTGATATCATCAAGTAATATATCTTGCAAACACCAAACaagcataataaaattatttctgaaaaaacactgaatactcaagcaatgattattttaaactgtaatattactgtactatatatttaattaaataaatacagcctcgATGAATATGAGAGAcatctttcaaaacattaaataaatcagtagtgtatataatttagatatgacttattattaatttgtgtatttttataaatgccGTTATTATGGCCTagcattaattaaacaaattaagacgaacagtaaaaatataactaCCCATATGATGTAATTGTATCAATAAACAAATGAAGCATAAATGTTCTACCTGACTGAGTTTGGAGCGTAACTGCTCTACGGTGGCGAGGAgattttccctctctttctcattgTCCGCCTTCTCGTTCTCCAGCTCCTCATTCCTCCTCTTCAGCGCCCTCATCCCTTCCTCCAGCTTCTCTTTGTGGCTTTTCAGCAGTTTCAGAAATTCATTAGAGCCCTCAGCAggctgaagtgaaaaaaaaaaacatttgtacagATGAAGGCCCAAATAAAGAAACACTGTGTAGTGTAGCAAGAGGATAAAACCCACCACACCCAAAAGAAGTCAGACCTCATTAGCCCTCAATGCCGATAAAGCTCTATTGTACAGATATTTCACATATTGACAATTATGGTGAATTACCAAACTTTGAGGCATTGTGTGTCTGTCAGCGTCTCCTTCAGCTCGGTCTGTCAGTACAGCTTCATTTAATACCTGCGTGTTGAAACGATAAAGGGAAGTTTTAATTCAGCGAACTGACAGCTTTATGCAAGTTCCAAACGCTTCACAAAAGAGCTTACTTCTGGTGAGTCCATGGGGACATTCTTCTCTACATTAGTGCACTTCTGCTCTTGGTCCTGGCCTTGGCTTCCAGTCTCTTTAGAGATGCCAACACTCAGACTCCCTGTTTGACCGATGCTGTGGTTGAGTTGTCCCAACAGGCTCTGGTTTTCCTGTGCCAGTCGCTGCACTAAAGCTCTGGCCTCACGAAATCTACAGCTCAAGAACTCGCGCTCCTCTCTTGACCTCCTCTGCCACCCCTCCATCTCCTCACATCTTTCTTTGAGGGCATCATTGCTTCGTTTCAGAGCCTCTGTGGAAAGTTTTGAGTTGTTTATGCAAGTTTATACTGTTATCAATGGGCAAGGAATCTGGCATATATAATCTCTCAAGTCTCACCTCGTAGCTGATGATTATCTGTTATGAGTCTATGGACCACTTCATTTCCAGCTAATTCAGGAGGGACCACCATAGACCCCTGTGAACTGGCCATCAGTGACCCTTGA includes these proteins:
- the ikbkg gene encoding NF-kappa-B essential modulator isoform X2, which codes for MVQPQPSGGCTLQWELTGEETVGARGQGSLMASSQGSMVVPPELAGNEVVHRLITDNHQLREALKRSNDALKERCEEMEGWQRRSREEREFLSCRFREARALVQRLAQENQSLLGQLNHSIGQTGSLSVGISKETGSQGQDQEQKCTNVEKNVPMDSPEVLNEAVLTDRAEGDADRHTMPQSLPAEGSNEFLKLLKSHKEKLEEGMRALKRRNEELENEKADNEKERENLLATVEQLRSKLSQNGGVTEESVQQACALTVPAERYRELQEKLDCLQKSSVQRDRNEALLKQKEKDFVQLTKDSEALRAQVTSLLGELNERQNWLEKSEAERRILEDKLGKKSERLQTLERDMEQQKKQHSVTVDNLLLQTQNLETALKNERLVIVEERRKLAQLQHAYTCLFQDYDKKLKSEKQANHRSGEADTLANRLAEAEKALALKQDLIDKLKEETEQLRAALETIPVLNAQAEIYKMDFLAEREAREKLNQKKEELQEELSKALAEIDRLKQEGTSRARIEEMQQRHLEDYRPRPHPPPPVAPFAGAAMFNPAQPPSARRRDEDQDGLPDYCCPKCMYKAPDMDTLQIHVMDCIQ
- the ikbkg gene encoding NF-kappa-B essential modulator isoform X1 — translated: MVQPQPSGGCTLQWELTGEETVGARGQGSLMASSQGSMVVPPELAGNEVVHRLITDNHQLREALKRSNDALKERCEEMEGWQRRSREEREFLSCRFREARALVQRLAQENQSLLGQLNHSIGQTGSLSVGISKETGSQGQDQEQKCTNVEKNVPMDSPEVLNEAVLTDRAEGDADRHTMPQSLPAEGSNEFLKLLKSHKEKLEEGMRALKRRNEELENEKADNEKERENLLATVEQLRSKLSQNGGVTEESVQQACALTVPAESSHLAKLTEQLQATQGRYRELQEKLDCLQKSSVQRDRNEALLKQKEKDFVQLTKDSEALRAQVTSLLGELNERQNWLEKSEAERRILEDKLGKKSERLQTLERDMEQQKKQHSVTVDNLLLQTQNLETALKNERLVIVEERRKLAQLQHAYTCLFQDYDKKLKSEKQANHRSGEADTLANRLAEAEKALALKQDLIDKLKEETEQLRAALETIPVLNAQAEIYKMDFLAEREAREKLNQKKEELQEELSKALAEIDRLKQEGTSRARIEEMQQRHLEDYRPRPHPPPPVAPFAGAAMFNPAQPPSARRRDEDQDGLPDYCCPKCMYKAPDMDTLQIHVMDCIQ